CGGAAAAAAAGCAAGATGACGCTCGCCACCCACCAGCAGTTCACTCTCTTCAATCCATTGTTTGTAGAGCGAAAGCAGACTCTCTGCTCCATTGTCTCCTATACCAATTACTTTGACAGTACTCTGCAATCCACTCTCTCCCTTCCAAGAATCTCGCTTTTCATTGTAATAATAACGGTCTCTAGTTCCGCGTCGCCGCCCATCTCCCGCAATCCCGCGTCACATGCATGACGGCACAGCGCTCCAAAAAATGCGTCATATCCGTGCTCTTTCATTAGATCGCCAACCTGGGACGCCGTATTCGCTTCCCTCACCTGTGCTACCATATGCTCTGCGACCCCGGCTTCTTTAGCGATGTCGCTAAGAAATCCGAAATCCACAGGGGCACTCTTGGAATGCACCATCATAACACCCTGTGCCACTTTGGAGAATTTGCCCATCATCCCGACAAGCGAGACACGCTTGATCCCGTATTTCTTGCACATTTTCAACGTGAAACCGACGAAGTCTCCCATCTCAATGAAAGCTTCTTCTGGGTACCCTTCATACAACTTCATGGCGAACTTCTCGCTGCGGCCACCGGTTGTAGCAATAATATGGTCACAACCACCCTGTACCGCTACGCTGATTGCCTGCGCGATGCTCGCTTTGAACGCCGCTGTAGAAAAAGGAACAACCGTACCTCGGGTGCCAAGGATGGAGATGCCGCCAAGGATGCCTAATCTAGCATTCAATGTCTTCTTCGCGATCTCTTCCCCATCCGGAACCGAGATCACAATACGAATCCCCCGCTTCGCTCCATGCTCGCCAAGCACCTCTTGGGCTGTCGTCATGATCATGCGACGCGGGACCGGATTAATAGCTGCTTCACCAACCGGTACAGGGAGTCCCGGCTTGGTCACACGACCGACTCCCACTCCTCCGTCCAGCAGAATGCCCGGCTCCTCCCGCCAGCTTACCGTCGCTACAATCCGAGCTTTGTGAGTTGCATCCGGATCATCTCCCGCATCCTTAATTACTTCCGCTTCCGCACACGTTTCATTGAAGATTACACGCTCCATCTGAAAGGACACCCGTTCTCCAATTGGCAAAAGGATCTCCGCATCCACTACTGGCTTCTGATGGATAAGCGAAAGCAAGGCGGCTTTCATAGCCGCCGTCGCATTCGATCCTGTCGTATATCCGTGACGCATCGGCTTCGCTTCGTCAGCCATACCTGCTACCCCCGTTGTTCGGCCATAATCGACAGCGCATTGACCGCAGCAACTACGACCGTACTTCCTCCTTTACGTCCTATGTTTGTAATAAACGGTATATCAAGCTTTGCCAGCTCTTCCTTCGATTCGGCCGCCGATACGAACCCAACCGGCATGCCGATAACCAATCCGGGGCGGGCTATGCCTTCTTTTACAAGTCGAATGAGCTCAAGCAAGGCTGTTGGTGCGTTACCAATAGCGAAAATACCCCCATCCGCTTCCTGTATCGCTTTGCGGATTGAGATGATGGCACGTGTCGTATTTAATCGCTTGGCTTCCTCAATTACGTCAGGATCAGAAATATATACGTGAACGCTGCCGCCGAATTTTTCAAGGCGAGGCTTGCTGATACCGACCTGTACCATCTGAACATCAGCCACAAG
This genomic window from Aneurinibacillus sp. REN35 contains:
- a CDS encoding precorrin-8X methylmutase translates to MDFHTEFKPLTVQPQEIEGKSFEMITEELGEHPFTEAQYPVVQRVIHASADFELGRSMVFHPDAIEAGIRAIREGQKLVADVQMVQVGISKPRLEKFGGSVHVYISDPDVIEEAKRLNTTRAIISIRKAIQEADGGIFAIGNAPTALLELIRLVKEGIARPGLVIGMPVGFVSAAESKEELAKLDIPFITNIGRKGGSTVVVAAVNALSIMAEQRG
- a CDS encoding cobalt-precorrin-5B (C(1))-methyltransferase, producing the protein MADEAKPMRHGYTTGSNATAAMKAALLSLIHQKPVVDAEILLPIGERVSFQMERVIFNETCAEAEVIKDAGDDPDATHKARIVATVSWREEPGILLDGGVGVGRVTKPGLPVPVGEAAINPVPRRMIMTTAQEVLGEHGAKRGIRIVISVPDGEEIAKKTLNARLGILGGISILGTRGTVVPFSTAAFKASIAQAISVAVQGGCDHIIATTGGRSEKFAMKLYEGYPEEAFIEMGDFVGFTLKMCKKYGIKRVSLVGMMGKFSKVAQGVMMVHSKSAPVDFGFLSDIAKEAGVAEHMVAQVREANTASQVGDLMKEHGYDAFFGALCRHACDAGLREMGGDAELETVIITMKSEILGRERVDCRVLSK